The following are encoded together in the Pleurocapsa sp. FMAR1 genome:
- a CDS encoding CPBP family intramembrane glutamic endopeptidase produces MANPNNPELEPLSRTQILVFMGITAIILLAVAKIWQKLGSVQMLSIQFDTQALLWSLGLAISIILTSGLIYRLWPGYRRSADIYLELVIKPLVWTDLIWLGLLPGLSEELLFRGVMLPALGLNVAAVAISSILFGVLHLSGSGQWPYVVWATIIGFALGYCALVTGNLAVPVVAHIITNLISSSLWKANHWQKEPIDSDN; encoded by the coding sequence GTGGCAAATCCTAATAATCCCGAACTCGAACCCCTTAGCCGTACCCAGATCTTAGTTTTCATGGGTATTACTGCCATTATTTTGTTAGCAGTCGCTAAGATTTGGCAAAAGTTGGGATCAGTTCAAATGCTTTCGATCCAGTTTGATACTCAAGCTCTATTGTGGAGTTTAGGGCTGGCAATTAGCATTATTCTTACCAGTGGTCTAATTTACCGTTTGTGGCCAGGCTATCGTCGCAGTGCTGATATCTACTTAGAATTAGTAATTAAGCCCCTAGTGTGGACTGATTTAATTTGGCTAGGACTGTTGCCTGGACTGAGCGAAGAACTATTATTTCGGGGAGTGATGTTACCAGCTTTAGGTTTAAATGTGGCTGCGGTAGCTATCTCTAGTATTCTCTTTGGAGTCTTGCATTTAAGTGGCTCAGGACAATGGCCTTATGTAGTCTGGGCAACGATCATCGGTTTTGCATTGGGTTACTGCGCCTTAGTTACAGGAAATTTAGCTGTACCTGTAGTTGCTCATATCATTACCAATTTAATTTCTAGCTCATTGTGGAAAGCTAACCATTGGCAAAAAGAGCCGATTGACTCTGATAATTAA
- a CDS encoding YheT family hydrolase: MNSLFSPPWLLNNGLSMTLYTALHSSKIWSQTLAESQPEYQKVQFTRGEVPLFAWVAIPNNPQGTIVGTYGITGTLDNQWFLQIIGRKAYAQNYAVVLFDWRAHGESAKLSPALTSDGINEGKDFVSVAAESKAMGCPAPFWFTGYSLGGQLALWGIYYSQFIEVNGLSASDVAGGAVICPNLDSNRSLPYLMKHPTGKYIEKAISKELKKLALKLHSYHPEKIDLAAIERANTIWGFDHELVIPRLGFASVEEYFSASSPLRILPKINKPTLILYAADDPMFAPEVIDDLKEVCQHNQALDLWLTKFGGHVGYISSLTCQQANGDRDCWWAWNRILDWWRSH, encoded by the coding sequence ATGAACAGTTTATTTTCTCCACCTTGGTTACTCAACAACGGGCTGTCAATGACCTTGTATACTGCCCTGCACTCTAGTAAAATCTGGTCTCAAACTTTAGCAGAATCTCAGCCTGAGTACCAAAAAGTGCAATTTACTAGGGGAGAAGTCCCTCTTTTTGCCTGGGTAGCAATTCCTAATAATCCACAAGGAACAATTGTTGGGACTTATGGCATAACTGGAACTTTAGATAATCAGTGGTTTCTACAGATAATAGGCAGAAAAGCCTATGCTCAAAATTATGCTGTAGTTTTGTTTGATTGGCGCGCTCATGGAGAATCAGCTAAGTTATCTCCTGCACTTACTTCGGATGGCATTAATGAAGGAAAAGACTTTGTAAGTGTTGCTGCCGAGAGTAAAGCAATGGGTTGTCCTGCGCCATTTTGGTTTACGGGCTATTCTTTGGGAGGACAGTTGGCTTTGTGGGGAATTTATTATTCTCAATTTATAGAGGTAAACGGCTTAAGTGCTTCTGATGTGGCAGGAGGAGCAGTTATTTGCCCGAATTTAGATTCTAATCGCTCCTTACCTTACCTAATGAAGCATCCAACTGGTAAATATATTGAAAAGGCGATCTCCAAGGAACTAAAAAAGCTGGCTCTTAAGCTTCATTCTTATCATCCTGAGAAGATTGATTTGGCAGCAATTGAACGAGCCAATACTATCTGGGGATTTGACCATGAATTAGTAATTCCTCGCTTGGGGTTTGCTTCAGTAGAAGAATACTTTAGTGCTAGTAGTCCGTTGCGAATTTTGCCTAAAATCAATAAGCCAACCTTGATTCTTTATGCAGCAGATGATCCAATGTTTGCGCCTGAAGTTATTGACGATCTAAAAGAGGTTTGTCAGCATAATCAAGCATTAGATTTATGGCTCACCAAATTTGGAGGACACGTAGGCTATATCAGTAGTTTAACCTGTCAACAAGCCAATGGCGATCGCGATTGTTGGTGGGCATGGAATCGGATTTTAGACTGGTGGAGAAGTCATTAG
- a CDS encoding GDSL-type esterase/lipase family protein — translation MQTILSPNSTFTSSNNRVLQQKLQTKQPLKVIALGDSLIYGYGDYVGGGWVERLRRQWMSPQGEGHVLYNLGVRGDRTQQVAQRLEQEFNCRGELRNCVPDLIVLSVGLNDSARLGKPNGKLYTNFADFKRQIAYLLDVSQNLCPVLFIGMTPVDEAKMPFMDCLYYNHFEQYRYKEATLQACQQRNIPYLDIFDIWLSRKTNWINTQLGDDGLHPNVNGYQNLFADIMAWGSIE, via the coding sequence ATGCAGACTATTCTTTCTCCTAACTCTACTTTTACCTCCAGTAACAATAGAGTTTTACAGCAAAAATTACAGACAAAGCAGCCACTAAAAGTTATTGCTTTGGGAGATAGTCTGATTTATGGCTATGGAGATTATGTGGGAGGTGGCTGGGTAGAAAGGCTGCGTCGCCAGTGGATGTCTCCCCAGGGAGAAGGTCACGTATTATATAATTTAGGAGTAAGAGGCGATCGCACACAGCAAGTTGCCCAGCGTTTAGAACAAGAATTTAACTGTCGTGGAGAATTGCGTAATTGTGTTCCAGATTTAATTGTGCTTTCAGTTGGTCTCAACGATTCTGCTCGTCTGGGCAAGCCAAACGGAAAGCTTTACACTAATTTTGCAGATTTTAAGCGACAGATTGCCTATTTGCTTGATGTTTCTCAAAATCTTTGCCCTGTATTGTTTATTGGTATGACTCCAGTTGATGAGGCAAAAATGCCCTTCATGGATTGTTTATACTACAATCACTTCGAGCAATATCGTTATAAAGAAGCAACTCTACAGGCTTGTCAACAGCGAAATATTCCCTATCTAGATATCTTTGATATTTGGCTATCAAGGAAGACAAACTGGATCAACACTCAGCTTGGAGATGATGGTTTACATCCTAATGTAAATGGTTATCAAAACTTGTTTGCAGACATCATGGCATGGGGTTCAATTGAATAG
- a CDS encoding GNAT family N-acetyltransferase — MTAELKAIAIKQNWLEIYELADTYKTQQQWQAASIAFQRAIELDPSFFWSYHHLGDALSKLQQWEKAVEAYNRAVELDSSFFWSWHNLGDAFSELQQWQEAVEAYSHAVELDPSFFWSWYNLADVLSKLEQWDKAIANYLQAIQLDPQHQLVYQKLGTAFKQRDSLEQSIQDYRYLIKSCGHNSVFNAFKTKPQELLNLANALATEHQTVGAIIAYYMILEIQPNQTEVLQQLAQLLLRQNQLEQKIASNQSNLESELVTRYTTPATHKPENNSIAGRVIFQANCLIQPNQLEDLCVAVGWSRRPLDKVEQAIANSFCYVCAWHLVDDRRQLIGFARAVSDEVFQATLLDIVTHPNFQGQGIGKKTVQSLIKLLHQRKIKDITLFASPHIVDFYHQLGFVAQPANLQWMLWNPQLAKDK; from the coding sequence ATGACCGCAGAATTAAAGGCGATTGCAATTAAGCAAAATTGGTTGGAAATATACGAGTTAGCTGATACTTATAAAACACAACAGCAGTGGCAAGCAGCAAGCATAGCTTTTCAACGAGCAATTGAACTTGACCCTAGTTTTTTCTGGTCTTATCATCATTTAGGAGATGCCTTAAGTAAGCTTCAGCAGTGGGAAAAAGCGGTTGAGGCTTATAATCGTGCAGTAGAACTTGATTCTAGTTTCTTTTGGTCTTGGCATAATTTAGGAGATGCCTTCAGTGAGCTTCAGCAATGGCAAGAGGCGGTTGAGGCTTATAGCCATGCAGTAGAACTTGACCCTAGTTTCTTTTGGTCTTGGTATAATTTGGCAGATGTATTGAGCAAGTTAGAACAATGGGATAAAGCGATCGCTAATTATCTTCAGGCTATTCAACTCGATCCACAACATCAGCTTGTTTATCAAAAATTAGGCACAGCATTTAAACAAAGAGATAGTTTAGAGCAATCAATTCAAGATTATCGTTACCTAATAAAGTCTTGCGGACATAATTCGGTTTTTAATGCTTTCAAGACAAAGCCCCAAGAATTGCTTAATCTGGCAAATGCTTTAGCCACCGAACATCAAACTGTTGGCGCAATTATTGCTTACTATATGATTTTGGAAATTCAGCCAAATCAGACTGAGGTTTTACAGCAGCTTGCTCAATTGCTTCTACGGCAAAACCAATTAGAACAAAAAATTGCCTCTAATCAAAGCAACCTAGAAAGCGAATTAGTTACAAGATACACAACTCCTGCCACTCATAAACCTGAAAATAATTCGATTGCGGGTCGAGTTATCTTTCAAGCTAATTGCCTAATTCAGCCAAATCAGCTAGAAGACTTATGCGTTGCTGTAGGCTGGTCACGCCGTCCTTTAGACAAGGTAGAACAAGCGATCGCCAACAGCTTTTGTTATGTCTGCGCTTGGCATCTTGTTGATGACAGACGACAATTAATTGGATTTGCTAGAGCCGTTTCTGATGAAGTGTTTCAGGCAACATTGCTAGATATAGTAACTCATCCCAACTTTCAAGGACAAGGCATAGGCAAAAAGACTGTTCAAAGCTTAATTAAGCTGCTGCATCAAAGGAAAATTAAAGACATTACTTTATTTGCCAGTCCTCACATTGTCGATTTTTATCATCAATTAGGATTTGTTGCTCAACCTGCTAATTTACAGTGGATGTTATGGAATCCTCAGCTTGCAAAAGATAAATAG